A window of the Cystobacter ferrugineus genome harbors these coding sequences:
- a CDS encoding DUF924 family protein produces the protein MARVDDVLGFWFGSPSEPAHTRPRGLWFERDEAFDTECTRRFQEACEQAAAGELDSWRDEPRGALALLLLLDQLPRNVFRGSPRAYATDERAREVAQQALARGLDVPLPPVWRWFFYLPFMHSEDIQDQRRAVALIEPLTWENTDSVITYESARRHHDIVARFGRFPHRNAALGRESTPEEVAFLQEPDSSF, from the coding sequence ATGGCCCGTGTGGATGACGTCCTCGGCTTCTGGTTCGGCTCGCCGTCGGAGCCCGCCCATACCCGGCCTCGAGGCCTGTGGTTCGAGCGCGACGAAGCCTTTGACACCGAGTGCACCCGTCGCTTCCAGGAAGCGTGCGAGCAGGCGGCCGCCGGAGAGCTCGACTCCTGGCGGGACGAGCCCCGGGGCGCCCTGGCCCTGCTGCTCTTGTTGGATCAACTCCCGCGCAATGTCTTCCGGGGTTCGCCCCGGGCGTACGCCACGGATGAGCGGGCGCGTGAGGTGGCGCAGCAGGCGCTCGCGCGCGGGCTCGACGTTCCCCTGCCTCCGGTGTGGCGGTGGTTCTTCTACCTGCCCTTCATGCACAGCGAGGACATCCAGGACCAGCGGCGGGCCGTGGCGCTGATCGAGCCCCTCACCTGGGAGAACACGGACAGCGTCATCACGTACGAAAGCGCCCGGCGCCACCACGACATCGTGGCGCGCTTCGGGCGCTTCCCCCACCGCAACGCCGCGCTGGGCCGGGAGTCGACTCCGGAGGAAGTGGCCTTCCTCCAGGAGCCGGACTCCTCGTTCTAG
- a CDS encoding TspO/MBR family protein → MTEHHALNSPSLSTLSNPTLRNESLAALGTFGALTAGAALLGARASNSTQVWYRGLRKPRFQPPAWVFGPVWTALYGLMSLSAWRVWNRPAGPRRSWALALWGVQLGFNALWSPLFFGKHRPRTALLDIAALGVSLAAYTGAARQVDRGAAWMMVPYLSWVGFASALNEEIVRLNPR, encoded by the coding sequence ATGACGGAGCACCACGCACTCAACAGCCCCTCGCTGTCGACGCTGAGCAACCCGACGCTGCGCAACGAGTCCCTCGCGGCCCTGGGGACCTTCGGGGCGCTCACCGCGGGGGCGGCCCTGCTGGGCGCGCGCGCCTCCAACAGTACCCAGGTGTGGTACCGCGGCCTGCGCAAGCCGCGCTTCCAGCCGCCCGCGTGGGTGTTCGGCCCGGTGTGGACGGCGCTCTACGGCCTCATGTCACTGTCGGCGTGGCGGGTGTGGAACCGGCCCGCGGGTCCGCGGCGCTCCTGGGCGCTCGCGCTGTGGGGCGTGCAGCTGGGCTTCAACGCCCTGTGGTCGCCCCTCTTCTTTGGAAAGCACCGCCCGCGCACGGCGCTCCTGGACATCGCGGCGCTCGGGGTGAGCCTCGCCGCGTACACCGGCGCGGCGCGCCAGGTGGACCGGGGCGCCGCGTGGATGATGGTGCCCTATCTCTCGTGGGTGGGCTTCGCCAGCGCGCTCAACGAGGAGATCGTCCGGCTCAACCCCCGCTGA
- a CDS encoding M50 family metallopeptidase, producing the protein MRPLPEPPPLSTRALIACLVLAAAASVFLWQTVWLYPLRLLVTLMHESGHALTAWALGSHVSSVTISPATGGLTYHSITGSRWKEMLIASGGYVGSSVAGALLLVAAGRMRSGRLLLWGLVAWMVGVAVLWVPLLPPDPGGTYAHYTGSSSSDGLFTLGFIAGMAALLGLIAWKGPVWLRRGVVLWIAALSCLLALQDIKGLFGIGLEVGVSDAHAMAELTWLPAPFWAAVWMVLSLVAMGLGLRSILRRRERVRARMPFGGLSGG; encoded by the coding sequence ATGCGTCCCCTTCCGGAGCCGCCGCCCCTGTCCACCCGCGCCCTGATCGCGTGCCTGGTGCTCGCCGCGGCCGCCAGTGTCTTCCTGTGGCAGACGGTGTGGCTCTACCCCTTGAGGCTGCTCGTCACGCTCATGCACGAGAGCGGGCACGCCCTCACCGCCTGGGCCCTGGGCTCGCACGTGAGCAGCGTCACCATCAGCCCCGCCACCGGCGGCCTCACCTACCACTCCATCACCGGCTCGCGCTGGAAGGAGATGCTCATCGCCTCCGGCGGCTACGTGGGCTCCTCCGTCGCCGGAGCCCTGCTGCTCGTGGCCGCCGGGCGCATGCGCAGCGGACGGTTGCTCTTGTGGGGTCTCGTCGCTTGGATGGTGGGCGTCGCCGTGCTCTGGGTGCCCCTGCTCCCGCCGGATCCCGGCGGCACCTACGCGCACTACACCGGCTCCTCGAGCTCGGACGGCCTCTTCACGCTCGGCTTCATCGCCGGCATGGCGGCCCTGCTGGGGCTCATCGCGTGGAAGGGACCGGTGTGGCTGCGGCGCGGCGTGGTGCTGTGGATCGCCGCGCTGTCGTGCCTGCTGGCGCTCCAGGACATCAAGGGCCTGTTCGGCATTGGCCTGGAGGTGGGCGTCTCGGATGCCCACGCCATGGCCGAACTCACCTGGCTGCCCGCGCCTTTCTGGGCCGCGGTGTGGATGGTGCTGTCGCTCGTGGCCATGGGGCTCGGGCTGCGCTCCATCCTCCGGCGGCGCGAGCGGGTGCGCGCGCGCATGCCCTTCGGGGGCCTCAGCGGGGGTTGA
- a CDS encoding DUF4265 domain-containing protein, with protein sequence MTSPRADERVKVVVNLEKDEDDYPPADYEGLWALPVGEGLFRIDNVPFFARGIAYGDIVSATLEQQELRFREVVRPSGHSTLRLIIYDEKDIPSVRQFLEELGCDIERSHIPGLISVDVPPTVPLAVLKRHLDEGEAQERWGYEEACLAQ encoded by the coding sequence ATGACCTCACCCAGAGCGGATGAGCGGGTCAAGGTCGTCGTCAACCTGGAGAAGGATGAGGACGACTACCCTCCCGCGGACTACGAGGGCCTGTGGGCGCTCCCCGTGGGAGAGGGGCTGTTCCGGATTGACAATGTCCCCTTCTTCGCCAGGGGCATTGCGTATGGCGACATCGTTTCCGCCACGCTCGAGCAGCAGGAGCTTCGTTTCCGGGAAGTCGTGCGCCCCTCGGGTCACAGCACCCTTCGCCTCATCATCTACGACGAGAAAGACATTCCTTCCGTCAGACAGTTCCTCGAGGAACTGGGTTGCGACATCGAGCGAAGCCACATCCCAGGGCTTATCTCCGTGGACGTTCCCCCCACCGTCCCCCTGGCGGTATTGAAGAGGCACCTGGACGAAGGCGAGGCCCAGGAGCGATGGGGCTACGAAGAAGCCTGTCTCGCTCAATGA
- a CDS encoding HNH endonuclease, which translates to MAMLAFCVLLVSLVLPTPVEPGTAVTTLSVTADPSTDPSGLARGEVLAGRSRPGKAFTPKQKQIVKQKNAEEHEGKNRCENCDVETVPGKKHEKGVTPPRNETQVDHKIPKAKGGPGDVDNAQVLCRDCNLKKGSKEPGQEEAP; encoded by the coding sequence ATGGCCATGCTTGCTTTCTGCGTTCTTCTCGTTTCGCTCGTGCTCCCAACGCCCGTGGAACCGGGCACTGCCGTCACCACTCTCTCCGTAACGGCTGACCCTTCCACCGACCCCTCGGGTCTTGCCCGTGGGGAGGTGCTCGCAGGCAGGAGCAGACCCGGGAAGGCATTCACCCCGAAGCAGAAACAGATCGTCAAGCAGAAGAACGCCGAGGAGCACGAGGGCAAGAACCGCTGTGAGAATTGCGACGTCGAGACGGTGCCGGGCAAGAAACACGAGAAGGGCGTAACCCCACCGCGGAACGAAACCCAGGTCGATCACAAGATCCCCAAGGCCAAGGGCGGTCCCGGCGATGTGGACAACGCTCAGGTGCTCTGCAGGGACTGCAACCTCAAGAAGGGAAGCAAGGAGCCGGGCCAGGAGGAAGCACCATGA
- a CDS encoding DUF3800 domain-containing protein, with protein sequence MRVNLTTANHVYNSLTDLPSTPNQDAAANAMKIDSPRSTGTDAARKHAFVDEYGDPSIQVEKDGVSTYYIVTAVLIDEENLEPARSEVSAIRARHFGKGEMKSSGVGRDDARRCRVLKELARLPFRFVSLVVDKRQVRKDSGLIFKQPFIKFVHRQLFEKLYRAHPDLVMLGDKHGHKKFMDGFEGYVRRNVEQDLFRRPTFSFGDSKEEPLLQLADFITGTIGRLYDPKRETAAAADFIELLRDNATLVLTWPPEDRPIASLGGGGTKADRAIREYCLRQVFGFLAKHSAPQCPSEAAQVAVAEHLLFHFQSISETEYVPTGRLREFLIERGIAKFEEQQQFRSGVIAKLRDQGIILASSSKGYKIPASVRDLMDFVERTDTVVHPMIGRLERARTSVRLLTDGAVDIIGDDRFEYLRVLLDRGPLTKRPAGSSEEGY encoded by the coding sequence ATGCGGGTCAATTTGACTACCGCCAACCATGTGTATAATTCGCTGACCGACCTACCTTCGACCCCAAACCAGGACGCCGCTGCCAACGCCATGAAGATTGACTCACCAAGGTCAACTGGGACTGACGCGGCACGAAAGCACGCGTTCGTCGATGAGTACGGCGACCCGAGTATTCAGGTCGAAAAGGACGGGGTATCCACCTACTACATCGTGACCGCCGTGCTGATCGACGAAGAGAACCTTGAGCCAGCAAGGTCAGAAGTGAGTGCGATCCGCGCAAGGCACTTTGGAAAGGGTGAGATGAAATCGAGTGGCGTAGGACGCGATGACGCCCGACGCTGCCGCGTGCTCAAAGAACTCGCCCGTCTTCCTTTCCGCTTCGTTTCACTGGTCGTGGACAAGCGCCAAGTCAGGAAGGATAGCGGATTGATTTTCAAGCAGCCATTCATCAAGTTTGTACATCGGCAGCTCTTCGAGAAGCTATATCGTGCCCACCCCGACTTGGTGATGCTCGGCGACAAGCATGGCCACAAGAAGTTCATGGACGGCTTCGAGGGCTATGTACGTCGTAACGTGGAGCAGGACCTTTTCCGTCGCCCAACGTTCTCCTTTGGAGACAGCAAGGAAGAGCCGCTGCTCCAGCTCGCTGATTTCATCACCGGCACTATCGGCCGTTTGTATGATCCGAAGAGGGAGACGGCGGCGGCAGCTGATTTCATTGAGCTTCTTCGGGACAATGCGACCCTTGTGCTTACATGGCCACCCGAGGACCGGCCCATCGCTAGCCTTGGTGGAGGTGGAACGAAGGCCGACCGCGCAATTCGCGAATACTGTCTTAGACAAGTCTTCGGGTTTCTGGCCAAGCACTCAGCTCCACAGTGCCCCAGTGAAGCAGCGCAAGTCGCTGTCGCAGAGCACCTGCTCTTTCACTTCCAATCGATCAGTGAAACCGAATACGTGCCGACTGGACGGCTGCGCGAGTTCCTCATCGAGCGGGGAATCGCCAAATTCGAAGAGCAGCAACAGTTCCGCTCCGGCGTGATCGCCAAGCTCCGTGATCAAGGAATCATACTCGCGAGTTCCTCGAAGGGATACAAAATCCCGGCCTCCGTCCGGGACCTCATGGACTTTGTCGAACGAACGGATACGGTCGTTCATCCTATGATTGGCAGACTTGAACGTGCGCGCACAAGTGTTCGCCTTCTTACCGACGGCGCTGTAGACATCATCGGCGACGATCGATTCGAGTACCTCCGCGTCCTTCTCGACCGTGGTCCCCTTACGAAGCGACCCGCAGGTTCATCAGAAGAGGGTTATTAG
- a CDS encoding HEAT repeat domain-containing protein, whose product MNEVDLSEVLGWETERIRRDAAAVARLVHAALEAPEPQQRAAIARLAQVVARKVPQSICQGLSARLPALLDRPDAVSRYVGARLVRNAGEVPAALPALLRGLGAEEAEVREACGEALWNIRFEPGRLVPHLRSERAWERAAALGQMKPFMQEALRPELRRMLADPEDSLRHQAALWLEYDMEAPGLWEVLLDAARTGRSVLLREHALQRLLAWGLREEAVSVMLELLKTDPEERIRESAARQLEALAPILPEVARALLEALRDASAKVGKEAAASLARRGVTTGAIVPRLFTALEDTSLNEQVRGQVAITLARLKERAVVPVLMRLLELPDEAFEIGLDEFSGLMSSPLMKVDMARALGEAGPFAQEAVPMLLRCARTSRGMLQWEAIQAMERLGTTREELEALGVKTPGEADPETR is encoded by the coding sequence ATGAATGAAGTCGACTTGAGCGAGGTGCTGGGTTGGGAGACGGAGCGGATTCGCCGCGATGCGGCAGCCGTCGCGCGGTTGGTGCACGCCGCGTTGGAGGCACCCGAGCCGCAGCAGCGAGCGGCCATCGCGAGGCTGGCCCAAGTGGTGGCGCGAAAGGTGCCCCAGTCCATATGCCAGGGGCTCTCCGCTCGACTACCGGCACTGCTCGATCGCCCGGATGCGGTGTCCCGTTACGTGGGCGCGCGGCTGGTGCGCAACGCGGGCGAGGTGCCCGCCGCCCTTCCGGCCCTGCTCCGGGGGCTGGGCGCGGAGGAAGCGGAGGTGCGAGAGGCGTGCGGCGAGGCACTGTGGAACATCCGGTTCGAGCCCGGCCGCCTGGTGCCGCACCTGCGCTCGGAGCGGGCCTGGGAGCGAGCCGCCGCGCTGGGACAGATGAAGCCCTTCATGCAAGAAGCCCTGCGGCCCGAGCTGAGGCGCATGCTCGCGGATCCCGAGGACTCGCTGCGCCATCAGGCGGCGCTGTGGCTGGAATACGACATGGAGGCCCCGGGACTGTGGGAGGTGTTGCTGGACGCGGCCAGGACGGGGCGGTCGGTCTTGCTGCGAGAGCATGCCCTCCAGAGGTTGCTCGCATGGGGTCTCCGGGAGGAAGCAGTGTCCGTGATGCTGGAGCTGCTGAAGACGGATCCGGAAGAGCGCATCCGGGAGTCCGCCGCGCGGCAGCTCGAGGCACTGGCCCCCATACTGCCCGAGGTGGCACGAGCGCTGCTGGAGGCCCTGCGGGATGCGTCTGCGAAGGTGGGCAAGGAGGCGGCGGCGTCGCTGGCCCGGCGCGGCGTCACGACCGGGGCAATCGTTCCCAGGCTCTTCACGGCGCTGGAGGACACGAGCCTGAATGAGCAGGTGCGCGGGCAGGTGGCGATCACCCTGGCCAGACTGAAAGAGCGCGCGGTGGTGCCGGTGCTGATGCGCTTGCTGGAGCTGCCAGACGAGGCATTCGAGATAGGGCTCGACGAGTTCTCGGGACTCATGTCATCGCCGCTGATGAAGGTGGACATGGCAAGGGCACTGGGGGAGGCGGGGCCGTTCGCGCAGGAGGCAGTACCCATGCTGCTGCGGTGTGCGCGCACGAGCCGCGGCATGCTCCAGTGGGAGGCGATCCAGGCAATGGAGCGCCTGGGCACGACACGCGAGGAGTTGGAGGCGCTGGGAGTGAAAACACCCGGCGAAGCAGACCCGGAGACGCGGTGA
- a CDS encoding DUF2381 family protein translates to MSPSLPTLLLSLHLLAGAPGTAGAFPGQAAVTDERHIELTADGAGQDWEVRISPNQASNLMFNAPLRRGSVTVQERELFQSVMVDESAGLITLLPSALAPPGKTLMLVVGFADNSAPENTTFRLVVRTDQVERQVRVDRKPRSASFFQEEARQARERAEHCEVALGRQTARRCQEDLVGLFSARLVKKGIGIRSLDFFSNLPQSPADSLFVKEAYSYRAIGRVAVELWLDESHQQPWRVKSAELVTEEGHALRVLRTWQSPGVLRPGDLRQIVVEAEAPEPQFQGPYLLRLTESEGTRTLTVRGVTFP, encoded by the coding sequence ATGTCGCCGTCTCTTCCGACCCTGCTCTTGTCGCTTCACCTCCTCGCGGGTGCGCCCGGCACGGCCGGAGCCTTCCCAGGACAAGCCGCCGTGACGGACGAGCGTCACATCGAGCTGACAGCGGACGGAGCCGGACAGGACTGGGAGGTTCGCATCAGCCCCAATCAAGCCTCCAACCTGATGTTCAACGCGCCTCTGCGCAGAGGGAGCGTCACGGTCCAGGAGCGCGAACTCTTCCAGTCCGTGATGGTGGATGAAAGCGCTGGGTTGATCACCCTTCTGCCCTCCGCGCTGGCGCCGCCGGGAAAGACCTTGATGTTGGTGGTGGGCTTCGCGGACAACAGCGCCCCGGAGAACACCACCTTCCGGCTGGTGGTGCGCACCGACCAGGTGGAACGGCAAGTCCGAGTCGACCGGAAACCACGCTCGGCCTCCTTCTTCCAGGAGGAAGCAAGACAGGCACGCGAGCGCGCCGAGCACTGCGAGGTGGCGCTTGGACGACAAACGGCGCGAAGGTGCCAGGAAGACCTCGTGGGCCTGTTCAGTGCCAGGCTCGTGAAGAAGGGGATCGGCATCCGCTCGCTGGACTTCTTTTCCAACCTCCCCCAGTCGCCCGCGGACAGCCTTTTCGTGAAGGAAGCGTACAGCTACCGGGCCATCGGCCGGGTCGCGGTGGAATTGTGGCTGGATGAATCCCATCAACAACCCTGGAGGGTGAAATCGGCCGAGCTGGTCACCGAGGAAGGTCATGCCCTGCGAGTGCTCCGAACCTGGCAGTCACCGGGCGTGCTCCGTCCGGGAGACCTGCGGCAGATCGTGGTGGAAGCGGAAGCTCCCGAACCCCAGTTCCAGGGCCCCTACCTGCTGCGGCTGACGGAGTCGGAAGGAACCCGGACCCTCACCGTGCGCGGCGTGACGTTTCCTTGA
- a CDS encoding serine/threonine-protein kinase, with amino-acid sequence MERAARGEGPPGVGEVVDGYRLERRLGEGGQGSVFRARRDGQFHALKFLPLRNEDRAWRELEVRLRLRRMHEVGVSACGPWPSARPRYLYLVMPYVHGRSLPDWASEHNPTGRQTARVLADVARQLVRVHRAGVVHRDIKGDNVLVRHEDGRAVLVDFGVGTYWGALDITHPLAMPGTPHYRSPETLRFRREHLGEHSPGRPSDDLWALGVVLYWLLTGVYPFDTDVPDEGALANVILQHHPEPPHVLNPRVPRALSELCLRMLEKSLAARPQSAQAVGEEVESLLASADDTWDVALCEEWEESDATTSQEAWLDWGELRERAWRLAAQALRRPLRGRAPPPEEASTATASPAPASRRTRLWSGTLAALVLGGSLCLPPPVSGLVSRGIARSGQEVAAPGEPPEGERGTAPEWWAEIPVPVASATPWKDSTRVSTSTPAPVQSQAPSSSQTPVLGKLVWACTTAAALAQASCTGPSQELRRFYAEPPPTECPEGAVETMQKLGMFDVPVEPTVEFPNPGLKNAEVRPGPVTVISLMTWGELPTRTTRFSGELFFGEPLVHGRFTQAHTADGRTYPICAELWLGYMRKGLVKEKGSTRDTALVRAWPTLRAVKRFE; translated from the coding sequence ATGGAGCGGGCAGCACGAGGGGAGGGGCCACCGGGCGTGGGCGAGGTCGTGGATGGCTACCGGCTGGAGCGCCGGCTGGGAGAGGGCGGCCAGGGCAGCGTGTTCCGCGCCCGCCGGGATGGGCAGTTCCATGCCCTCAAGTTCCTCCCCCTGCGGAACGAGGACCGGGCGTGGCGCGAGCTGGAGGTGCGGCTGCGGCTGCGGCGCATGCACGAGGTGGGGGTGTCCGCGTGCGGTCCGTGGCCCTCGGCGAGGCCCCGCTACCTCTACCTCGTCATGCCCTACGTGCATGGCCGTTCCCTCCCCGACTGGGCGAGTGAGCACAACCCCACGGGGAGGCAGACCGCACGCGTGCTGGCGGACGTGGCACGGCAGCTCGTGCGGGTACACCGCGCCGGCGTGGTGCACCGGGACATCAAGGGCGACAACGTGCTCGTGCGGCACGAGGACGGGCGCGCGGTACTGGTGGACTTCGGCGTGGGCACGTACTGGGGCGCGCTCGACATCACCCACCCCCTGGCGATGCCGGGCACGCCCCACTACCGCAGCCCCGAGACACTGCGCTTCCGACGGGAACACCTGGGCGAGCACTCCCCGGGGCGGCCCTCGGATGACCTCTGGGCGCTGGGGGTGGTGCTCTACTGGCTGCTCACGGGCGTCTACCCCTTCGACACGGACGTGCCCGACGAAGGAGCACTCGCCAACGTCATCCTCCAGCACCACCCCGAGCCCCCGCACGTGCTCAACCCGCGCGTGCCCCGCGCGCTGAGCGAGCTGTGCCTGCGCATGCTGGAGAAGTCGCTCGCCGCGCGCCCCCAGAGCGCCCAGGCCGTGGGGGAGGAGGTGGAGTCGTTGCTCGCGAGCGCCGACGACACCTGGGACGTGGCGCTGTGCGAAGAGTGGGAGGAGAGCGACGCCACCACTTCCCAGGAGGCGTGGCTCGACTGGGGGGAGTTGCGCGAGCGGGCCTGGAGGCTCGCGGCCCAGGCCCTGCGGCGTCCCCTGCGCGGCAGGGCCCCGCCTCCCGAGGAAGCCTCCACCGCCACCGCGTCCCCCGCCCCCGCGTCCCGGCGGACCCGTCTCTGGTCCGGGACCCTGGCCGCCCTCGTCCTCGGGGGCTCGCTCTGCCTGCCGCCTCCGGTCTCGGGCCTCGTCTCGCGAGGGATTGCTCGCTCCGGCCAGGAAGTGGCGGCTCCTGGCGAGCCACCCGAAGGTGAACGTGGCACAGCGCCCGAGTGGTGGGCGGAAATCCCTGTGCCCGTCGCCAGCGCGACGCCCTGGAAGGACAGCACGCGCGTGAGCACTTCGACTCCGGCTCCCGTTCAATCCCAAGCACCCTCCTCTTCCCAGACACCCGTGCTCGGCAAGCTCGTGTGGGCCTGCACCACGGCCGCCGCCCTGGCTCAGGCGTCCTGTACCGGCCCGAGCCAGGAGCTGCGGCGCTTCTACGCCGAGCCGCCCCCCACCGAGTGCCCCGAGGGCGCGGTGGAGACCATGCAGAAGCTGGGCATGTTCGATGTCCCGGTCGAGCCCACCGTGGAGTTCCCCAATCCAGGATTGAAGAACGCCGAGGTCCGCCCCGGCCCCGTGACGGTCATCAGCCTCATGACCTGGGGAGAGCTCCCGACCCGCACCACCCGCTTCTCGGGAGAGCTGTTCTTCGGAGAGCCCCTCGTCCACGGACGATTCACCCAGGCGCACACCGCGGATGGGCGCACGTACCCCATCTGCGCGGAACTCTGGCTGGGCTACATGCGAAAGGGCCTCGTCAAGGAGAAGGGCAGCACCCGGGACACCGCTCTCGTTCGAGCATGGCCCACGCTGCGGGCCGTGAAGCGCTTCGAATAG
- a CDS encoding DUF5953 family protein, giving the protein MPATRKDQIAMIVYVPALAGDDDRPLAVVHAMERAHPGLRIGLMISDEGQLIPLPDRDAFVARESRRGEMPPLRSTDNDFRVSVTGWGIPAGLCPGGRAQFEFHVALPLSAGGIAAAAILLEAVAETGRAFWGHATPVSAAVDIAHQTKNRPDDRTPPPRGLPVIKSPGAMRSPEIPHRLGWLNYWSDAAARAIGFPDPARDAELLSRARRTATGGWVVRLTEAPLDLDNPAHLDALKRAYESFPEIGGRAAPP; this is encoded by the coding sequence ATGCCCGCCACACGAAAAGATCAGATTGCCATGATTGTGTACGTGCCCGCGCTCGCGGGGGATGATGACCGCCCTTTGGCTGTTGTTCATGCGATGGAGCGCGCACACCCTGGCTTGCGCATCGGGTTGATGATTTCCGACGAGGGACAACTCATCCCGTTGCCGGACCGCGACGCATTCGTCGCCCGAGAGAGCAGGCGTGGGGAAATGCCGCCGCTGCGGAGCACTGATAACGACTTCCGAGTGAGTGTGACGGGATGGGGGATACCGGCGGGGCTTTGTCCTGGTGGTCGGGCACAGTTTGAATTCCATGTGGCACTGCCTCTGTCCGCGGGCGGCATCGCGGCTGCGGCAATTTTATTAGAGGCCGTGGCGGAGACGGGGCGCGCGTTCTGGGGGCACGCGACGCCGGTCAGCGCGGCTGTGGACATTGCACACCAGACGAAGAATCGGCCAGACGACCGAACTCCGCCTCCCCGTGGGCTGCCGGTGATCAAGTCCCCTGGTGCCATGCGCTCGCCTGAGATTCCGCATCGCCTCGGGTGGCTGAACTACTGGTCAGACGCCGCCGCACGGGCCATCGGCTTTCCGGACCCCGCCCGCGACGCCGAGCTGCTCTCACGGGCGCGGCGCACCGCGACAGGCGGATGGGTGGTCAGGCTCACCGAGGCGCCGCTCGACCTGGACAACCCCGCCCACCTGGACGCGCTCAAACGGGCCTACGAGAGCTTCCCGGAGATCGGCGGGCGCGCAGCCCCCCCTTGA
- a CDS encoding DUF6310 domain-containing protein, producing the protein MLAERCFHALDHDRLEFHDITGRCAVASAGAAAVGVGLCVLAAPEIVVGAVIIAGVVVVGFAIKEALDAYELKWADQEDAKPAPETRPVPETKLAPQEPSPKKRPEPEPKGPDFPPVGPTEVTEQERRPECKPRRVPPKGGNKLHNKCADGIKFNAYRGANALVNGKAFDALQVVAGVLWEVKTDNFDTYPLELQDIVLRKHVRDFLAERELARACGFDFRAGVRSATHKVMLETVEPRLEGVIVLMDWC; encoded by the coding sequence GTGCTGGCGGAGCGGTGCTTTCATGCCCTCGACCATGACCGGCTCGAGTTTCACGACATCACGGGACGATGCGCGGTGGCCTCTGCCGGTGCCGCTGCCGTGGGAGTCGGGCTTTGCGTCCTCGCGGCCCCGGAGATCGTCGTGGGAGCGGTGATCATCGCGGGCGTGGTGGTAGTGGGATTCGCCATCAAAGAGGCCCTGGATGCATATGAACTGAAATGGGCCGATCAAGAAGACGCAAAGCCCGCGCCTGAAACGCGGCCCGTGCCTGAAACGAAGCTCGCTCCGCAGGAACCCTCGCCGAAAAAAAGGCCCGAGCCGGAGCCCAAAGGGCCGGACTTCCCTCCCGTGGGGCCAACCGAAGTCACGGAGCAAGAGCGCCGTCCGGAGTGCAAGCCTAGGCGGGTGCCGCCCAAGGGCGGGAACAAGCTGCACAACAAGTGCGCAGACGGGATCAAGTTCAACGCCTACCGTGGGGCCAACGCGCTGGTCAACGGCAAGGCTTTCGACGCGTTGCAAGTTGTCGCGGGTGTGCTTTGGGAGGTGAAGACCGACAATTTCGATACATACCCGCTAGAACTTCAGGACATTGTGCTCAGAAAACATGTGCGTGATTTTCTGGCCGAGCGCGAGCTTGCGAGGGCATGCGGATTTGATTTCCGGGCCGGAGTGCGAAGCGCTACGCACAAAGTCATGCTGGAAACCGTGGAACCACGACTCGAGGGCGTCATTGTCCTCATGGATTGGTGCTGA
- a CDS encoding helix-turn-helix domain-containing protein, translated as MPRPYSVDLRERAVAAYRRGGRTLEEVAAEFSVCSKTLAHWLKLEDGTGSLEPRPRGGGNFSAIQGEVLETLKEQVRIRPDATVQEHFAALVARTQVHTSSSAVSRALRRQGLGLKKSRS; from the coding sequence ATGCCCCGGCCCTATTCGGTGGACTTGCGTGAGCGCGCGGTTGCGGCCTACAGGCGTGGTGGCAGAACGCTGGAGGAGGTTGCCGCCGAATTCAGTGTGTGCTCCAAGACGCTTGCTCATTGGCTGAAGCTCGAGGACGGAACGGGGAGCCTGGAGCCCCGACCGAGGGGCGGAGGCAACTTCTCGGCAATCCAGGGAGAGGTGCTGGAAACGCTCAAAGAGCAGGTGCGGATACGACCCGATGCCACAGTGCAGGAGCACTTCGCGGCGTTGGTGGCCCGGACACAGGTACATACCAGCTCCTCGGCGGTCTCGCGGGCACTACGGCGCCAGGGACTGGGACTCAAAAAAAGTCGCTCGTAG